One stretch of Dehalococcoidales bacterium DNA includes these proteins:
- a CDS encoding SIR2 family protein — translation MGQSVKRASIDRVISLGSGLAAIPERLLLAHARGEVLFIAGAGISQPAGLPNFRGLVLKVYEQLDAAVYAVLSGIPSGTCNHDSVDTSCLTNQQASEVKRFANGDYDVVLGMLERRIDGQTNGKSRVRQTVASELRTPAVKPAPIHRALMRLADRGGAVTIVTTNFELLLENVAKKPLAIQTYALGGIPRPARSEDFNGVLHIHGALDRDPARTSDLIVTDQDFGEFYLRRRIVPDFIYDAARLFNLVLVGYSANDPPMRYLFNAVAADGVRFDDLKERFTFVGTSDPIEYEDWKGRGITPITYDPANGHSVLLDTLERWAAMSAINGKRSLVDAAVKRIAGTSRGAASDTDRDLFDHLIRRSDSNERVRLSALISKQKADLSWIDAIVAISTENDQEYH, via the coding sequence ATGGGGCAGTCAGTTAAGAGAGCTAGTATCGACCGAGTTATCTCACTGGGCTCTGGCTTGGCAGCTATACCAGAGCGCCTCCTTCTTGCGCATGCACGTGGTGAAGTTCTCTTTATCGCTGGTGCCGGCATCTCCCAGCCCGCAGGTTTGCCTAATTTTCGTGGTCTCGTGCTCAAAGTATACGAGCAGCTTGATGCAGCCGTATATGCAGTCCTTTCTGGTATCCCAAGTGGAACCTGCAATCACGATAGTGTGGACACATCCTGCTTGACTAATCAACAAGCCTCAGAGGTTAAGAGGTTCGCCAATGGAGATTATGATGTCGTCCTGGGGATGCTAGAACGTCGAATAGACGGACAAACAAATGGCAAGAGTCGCGTCAGGCAGACAGTAGCAAGTGAACTTCGTACACCTGCCGTTAAGCCTGCCCCAATTCACCGAGCTTTGATGCGTCTTGCCGATCGTGGGGGAGCAGTAACAATTGTAACAACCAACTTTGAGCTACTCCTTGAGAATGTGGCAAAGAAGCCTCTGGCGATTCAGACATACGCTCTTGGAGGAATCCCAAGGCCAGCACGTAGTGAAGACTTCAATGGCGTTCTTCACATCCATGGTGCGTTGGATCGTGATCCGGCCAGAACCTCGGACTTAATCGTTACCGACCAAGATTTTGGAGAGTTCTATCTGCGAAGACGTATCGTGCCAGACTTCATCTACGATGCGGCTCGGTTATTCAATCTCGTCCTCGTTGGATACAGTGCAAACGACCCACCAATGAGATACCTCTTCAACGCCGTCGCCGCAGATGGCGTGCGTTTCGACGATCTCAAAGAACGCTTCACCTTCGTGGGAACCAGTGATCCTATTGAATATGAAGACTGGAAGGGTCGAGGAATTACACCCATTACTTACGACCCAGCAAATGGCCATTCGGTGCTTCTCGATACTTTGGAGCGCTGGGCAGCCATGTCAGCCATCAACGGCAAAAGGAGCCTAGTTGATGCTGCTGTGAAGCGCATTGCTGGCACAAGCCGAGGTGCCGCAAGTGATACTGACCGCGATCTCTTCGATCATCTGATTCGCCGTAGCGACTCGAACGAGCGTGTCCGGCTATCTGCTCTAATATCCAAACAGAAGGCAGATTTAAGTTGGATTGACGCTATCGTAGCGATTTCTACAGAGAACGATCAGGAGTACCACTGA